The following proteins come from a genomic window of Bacillus sp. Marseille-P3661:
- a CDS encoding SCO family protein, translating to MPKISLLLNMCITVIGTALLFFGTNHFQAFTAEQARRIDILNHTPQLENVTFEDSKGVFTTLGDYKGKYIIATFVYTSCGDICPIVESNLQEIYLSLPEHILGEIIQILSISFDPDRDTPHHLEHYRQLFKADGQSWKMVRIPDRQELRVLLEQTGVVVIPTETGYEHNAAFYLINPEGQLIRIFNYDAPEKITKEVKQMLSI from the coding sequence ATGCCTAAGATCAGCTTATTACTGAATATGTGTATTACCGTTATTGGAACGGCCTTATTGTTTTTTGGAACGAACCACTTTCAAGCATTTACAGCCGAACAAGCACGAAGAATAGACATATTAAATCACACTCCACAATTGGAGAATGTTACATTTGAAGATAGCAAGGGAGTGTTTACAACACTTGGAGATTATAAGGGCAAATACATAATTGCAACCTTTGTTTACACAAGTTGTGGTGATATATGCCCTATAGTTGAATCGAATTTACAAGAAATATATCTAAGTCTTCCCGAACATATCCTTGGGGAAATTATTCAGATATTAAGTATTAGTTTTGATCCGGATCGCGATACGCCACATCATCTTGAACATTATCGACAATTATTTAAAGCGGATGGACAATCATGGAAAATGGTTCGAATCCCAGACCGACAAGAACTAAGGGTTCTGTTAGAGCAAACAGGGGTTGTCGTTATACCAACAGAAACAGGGTATGAGCATAATGCAGCCTTTTATTTAATTAATCCAGAGGGACAATTGATCCGAATTTTTAATTATGATGCTCCTGAAAAAATAACTAAAGAAGTTAAACAAATGCTATCGATTTAA
- a CDS encoding GNAT family N-acetyltransferase, producing the protein METIQIEKVTPQNAEPFIGYTYKSYRPLFQDIYEFTKSSFIAYGARSKGNPVGMVVGVIDQENNKGSLVSIFVEGSARKQGIGKRLLEELMNYFLHKEIKVITVEYFALPSIVPFEILLKQCGWNTPTLHSSYYRFNMEHLKQAKWLQKDHLPARYRLVPWSLDLAERISALPLKEETGFVNYFMPNWKLDSINQHCSFVLMDADEPVGWSIIDHEVSDTLLYRTLYLREKYRKSWLGITLAVHSSRAGLNTGIPFCVIQIRDNNQQMQRIINQLVMPMEPKITEYRKNFIILS; encoded by the coding sequence TTGGAGACCATTCAAATTGAAAAAGTTACACCACAAAATGCTGAGCCATTTATTGGGTACACATATAAGTCTTATCGACCTCTGTTTCAAGATATATATGAATTTACAAAATCAAGTTTCATAGCTTATGGTGCTCGAAGTAAAGGGAATCCAGTTGGTATGGTTGTTGGCGTAATAGATCAAGAAAACAACAAGGGCTCATTAGTTTCAATATTTGTTGAAGGTAGTGCTAGAAAACAAGGAATTGGGAAGAGGCTGCTTGAAGAGTTAATGAATTATTTCCTTCACAAAGAAATTAAAGTAATCACTGTTGAGTATTTTGCACTTCCCAGCATTGTTCCGTTCGAAATATTGCTTAAACAATGTGGTTGGAATACACCGACCTTACATAGCAGCTATTATCGATTCAATATGGAACATCTAAAACAAGCTAAGTGGTTACAAAAGGATCACCTACCAGCTAGATATAGGCTCGTTCCATGGTCACTTGATTTAGCTGAACGCATTTCTGCCCTGCCTTTAAAAGAGGAAACTGGCTTTGTAAATTATTTTATGCCAAATTGGAAACTCGATTCCATAAATCAACATTGCAGCTTTGTTCTCATGGATGCGGATGAACCGGTGGGATGGTCTATCATTGATCATGAGGTTTCAGACACTTTATTATACCGTACCCTTTATTTACGGGAAAAATATCGGAAATCGTGGTTAGGAATTACATTAGCCGTTCATTCATCAAGGGCTGGTTTGAATACCGGGATTCCTTTTTGTGTAATTCAAATAAGAGATAATAATCAACAAATGCAAAGAATTATTAATCAATTAGTAATGCCGATGGAACCCAAAATTACTGAATACAGAAAAAACTTTATTATTCTTAGCTAA
- a CDS encoding NHLP bacteriocin export ABC transporter permease/ATPase subunit, whose amino-acid sequence MIENALAQFASVEESDQAWLLINETNYFYYVASGTVDLYTVPIQDNGAIAGGRNFLLCVEEKGLIFSLPSKSGVAMLADIPSHTRLWRIPVRKALEVLATSAEYHKAWGEKIDEWLLLLGEVIAPSPPLPGCETINESGDTVVIQNTSFTPESGVLWIESLNKPIMPWNMGSLPRVNAGAKIPISRASWIAAAAGSVLKAYKSDKLFITGNWLKDLMDYHYLVATVLLQRAKNNEFEEKAALQARIQQNRNLMEQAVSSLKQVTEMNRFGEKDYYDNVDPLIACIRRVGNCIGINIRQPKSLSDGKRLTPEQIFQESGVAFRRVALRGDWYRQDHGPLLGFLVDGTPISLIPKMVGGYEVWVEAETEDPIMVNKEIAELFQPFAYELYRPLPNRTLKLRDLANLALSKRLKKDLTLGIGIGFIVGLLGLSFPAATGILIDTLLTDLDNQQFVQMFIMLTAIAFAVFGFTITQSCMWLRIFTTWDASLQSAVWHRLLQMPLTFFREFSAGDLAVRVSGVNTFFRVLSNWVISGMASTLFAILQTGLLFLYIPKLAWLAIGLVCIYVFAFIGISFPLIRLTEKKTELEGSVNGLLVQLFGGIAKFRVADAESRAFHQWSRRFGLQRAYAFKLRSVQNILLIINSGYLVTASLLLFWLAGGSNSGMTSGTFAAFYAAFGTLIGSVIGLCSSTISLFELIPLYKRIKPLLLTQPETSDSNGDPGLLLGSIELNHVSFRYDPDGPLVLNDISLHIQAGEYVAIVGSSGSGKSTLLRLLIGFDIPQSGSIYFDGKDLNGLQLSAVRKQCGVVLQNGTLWAGDIADNIIGQNGGLSLEDAWDAAQLVGLDEDISKLPMGMHTVLSDGSGFLSGGQVQRILIARAIVHNPRILFLDEATSALDQITQEKITTTLDRMNVTRIVIAHRLSTIRHADRIIVLESGRIVEEGSYDELIHLGGHFSKMAARQVM is encoded by the coding sequence ATGATCGAAAATGCATTAGCACAATTTGCGTCGGTTGAAGAATCTGATCAAGCATGGTTGTTAATAAATGAAACAAATTATTTTTATTATGTCGCTTCAGGAACAGTTGATCTATATACTGTACCCATTCAAGATAATGGAGCTATAGCTGGTGGGAGAAATTTTTTACTTTGTGTAGAAGAGAAGGGGTTGATCTTTTCCCTACCTTCTAAAAGCGGCGTTGCAATGCTTGCTGATATACCGTCCCATACAAGATTATGGCGGATACCTGTTCGTAAGGCATTGGAAGTACTCGCAACAAGTGCTGAGTACCACAAAGCATGGGGTGAAAAAATCGACGAATGGCTACTTTTACTTGGTGAAGTCATTGCACCCTCACCACCCCTACCTGGCTGTGAAACGATTAACGAATCAGGTGATACAGTTGTAATACAGAATACTTCATTTACACCTGAAAGTGGAGTACTTTGGATTGAGTCATTGAATAAGCCAATAATGCCATGGAATATGGGGAGCCTTCCAAGAGTTAATGCAGGAGCCAAAATCCCAATTTCTAGAGCTTCATGGATTGCTGCTGCTGCAGGAAGTGTTCTTAAAGCATATAAATCTGACAAATTGTTTATAACGGGAAATTGGCTGAAGGACTTGATGGACTATCATTATCTAGTTGCAACCGTATTATTACAAAGAGCAAAAAATAATGAGTTTGAAGAGAAAGCTGCTTTACAAGCCCGGATACAGCAAAATCGTAATCTGATGGAGCAAGCCGTATCTAGCTTAAAACAAGTTACAGAAATGAATAGATTTGGGGAAAAGGACTATTACGATAATGTTGATCCTCTTATAGCTTGTATTAGACGAGTAGGGAATTGCATTGGCATCAATATTCGTCAACCTAAATCCTTGTCAGATGGTAAGCGGTTAACCCCTGAACAAATATTCCAGGAGTCTGGAGTTGCCTTTCGTCGAGTTGCACTTCGTGGCGATTGGTACCGGCAGGATCACGGGCCACTTCTCGGTTTTCTAGTGGATGGGACACCGATTTCTCTTATTCCAAAAATGGTCGGTGGCTACGAAGTGTGGGTTGAAGCAGAAACTGAGGATCCAATAATGGTTAATAAGGAAATTGCCGAACTTTTTCAACCATTTGCATATGAATTATATCGTCCATTACCGAATCGAACATTAAAATTACGTGATTTAGCAAATTTAGCCTTATCGAAAAGACTAAAAAAAGATTTAACCTTGGGGATTGGAATAGGTTTTATAGTTGGGCTATTAGGTCTCAGTTTCCCAGCAGCAACAGGTATTTTAATAGATACTTTACTTACTGATTTAGATAATCAACAATTTGTACAGATGTTTATTATGCTAACCGCTATCGCTTTTGCTGTATTTGGATTTACAATTACACAATCATGTATGTGGTTACGAATTTTTACTACTTGGGACGCTTCTCTTCAAAGTGCAGTCTGGCACCGATTATTGCAAATGCCATTGACCTTTTTTCGAGAATTTTCAGCAGGTGACCTAGCTGTCCGAGTTAGTGGTGTAAATACATTTTTTAGAGTTTTGTCTAATTGGGTTATATCCGGGATGGCTAGTACGCTGTTTGCAATATTACAGACGGGACTACTATTTTTATATATTCCTAAATTAGCTTGGCTAGCAATAGGGCTCGTTTGTATATACGTATTTGCTTTTATCGGTATTTCATTTCCTCTGATTAGACTAACTGAGAAAAAAACGGAACTTGAAGGAAGTGTAAATGGCTTATTAGTCCAGTTATTTGGAGGTATCGCCAAATTTAGGGTAGCAGATGCGGAATCAAGAGCTTTCCATCAATGGAGCAGACGATTTGGTTTACAGCGCGCATATGCGTTCAAATTAAGATCCGTACAAAACATTTTGCTGATTATAAATAGTGGCTATTTGGTAACTGCAAGTCTTCTTTTGTTTTGGTTAGCGGGGGGAAGCAACAGCGGAATGACATCAGGTACATTTGCTGCCTTCTATGCAGCCTTCGGAACATTGATTGGCTCCGTTATCGGACTTTGTTCATCTACCATTTCGTTATTTGAGTTAATTCCTTTATACAAGCGAATTAAACCATTACTACTTACACAGCCCGAGACAAGTGATAGTAATGGTGATCCTGGTTTATTGTTAGGGAGCATCGAACTAAATCATGTTTCGTTTCGTTATGACCCGGATGGACCTTTAGTATTGAATGATATTTCGTTGCATATTCAAGCAGGTGAATATGTTGCGATAGTTGGTTCTTCAGGCAGTGGCAAGTCTACCTTGCTACGCTTGTTAATTGGGTTTGACATTCCTCAATCAGGCTCAATCTATTTTGATGGAAAAGATCTAAATGGCTTACAATTAAGTGCAGTCCGTAAACAGTGTGGGGTTGTACTACAAAACGGCACGCTTTGGGCTGGTGATATAGCAGATAATATAATTGGTCAAAACGGTGGTTTATCGCTTGAAGATGCATGGGATGCAGCACAACTTGTAGGTTTAGATGAAGATATTTCTAAGTTACCAATGGGCATGCACACAGTATTATCCGATGGTTCAGGATTTCTATCTGGGGGACAGGTACAGCGAATTTTAATCGCTCGAGCCATTGTTCATAATCCACGAATTTTATTTTTAGATGAAGCAACAAGTGCCCTCGATCAAATTACCCAAGAAAAAATCACTACAACACTTGATCGAATGAATGTTACACGTATTGTTATTGCACATCGTTTGAGTACAATCCGTCACGCTGATCGAATTATCGTATTGGAAAGTGGTCGGATTGTTGAAGAAGGCAGCTACGATGAGTTAATACACCTTGGAGGTCATTTTTCTAAAATGGCCGCTCGCCAAGTCATGTGA
- a CDS encoding cbb3-type cytochrome c oxidase subunit I: MENNTLKVSIDSKTKKSVVFPIVISGSIILLMMVFGVLMLLGQGNLLEINPGMFYKIMTIHGTGMVGAGALAGSAIMWYFLMQYVPLKQVAFTTNFVFFLIGVSMVLVGIFAFDFAGGWTFLYPLPAISGGMWGKTAATLYLSGMLVIGTGFLILFLEVSRAIMKEYGSFSNALGWPYILGKKTGYGPPAAVVASTMVCIVDITALIAGASILIMSIINIFISSFTIDPLLAKNLIYAFGHIFANSIIYMGVIAVYELLSRYTNRPWKSNKIFLIAWNMSTLFTIIIYPHHLLMDTVMPKWMLIIGQVLSYMNGMPVLVVTAYGALMIIYYSGIKWDVASSFLFLSMFGWVIGVVPAIVDATIVINHVMHNTKWVPGHFHMYMGIGACAMIIGFMYYLTKVEGGRTDRGVDRIALWFYLLFFLGVTGSFLFSGKVSAPRRWAEHYPEWIAADVAGAIFGMVVTFCFLLFMVRYIHYASKIGKLVSLNDEYSSEQIRLKKHA; the protein is encoded by the coding sequence GTGGAAAACAATACACTTAAGGTTAGTATAGATTCAAAGACAAAGAAATCAGTTGTATTTCCGATTGTTATCAGTGGTTCCATTATTCTATTGATGATGGTATTTGGCGTTTTAATGCTTTTAGGACAAGGGAATTTACTCGAAATTAATCCAGGGATGTTTTATAAAATTATGACAATCCATGGTACTGGTATGGTTGGGGCTGGTGCCCTTGCTGGCTCAGCGATTATGTGGTATTTCCTAATGCAGTACGTTCCATTAAAACAAGTAGCATTTACCACTAATTTTGTATTTTTTCTAATTGGCGTTTCAATGGTTTTAGTTGGTATTTTTGCCTTTGACTTTGCAGGCGGATGGACATTTTTATATCCACTGCCAGCGATATCCGGGGGGATGTGGGGAAAAACGGCTGCTACGCTTTATCTAAGTGGTATGTTAGTTATCGGAACAGGTTTCCTAATTTTATTTTTGGAGGTTTCACGTGCCATTATGAAAGAATATGGCAGCTTCTCAAATGCGTTGGGTTGGCCATATATCCTTGGGAAAAAGACAGGCTATGGCCCACCGGCAGCGGTTGTTGCTAGTACTATGGTTTGCATAGTAGATATCACTGCACTTATTGCAGGTGCATCGATCCTAATAATGAGCATCATTAATATTTTTATATCAAGTTTCACAATTGATCCGTTACTAGCGAAAAACTTAATTTATGCATTTGGTCACATTTTTGCAAATTCAATTATCTATATGGGTGTAATTGCAGTATATGAATTACTTTCACGTTATACAAATCGGCCTTGGAAATCTAACAAGATTTTTTTGATCGCTTGGAATATGTCAACGCTGTTTACAATCATAATATACCCTCATCACCTTCTAATGGATACTGTTATGCCAAAATGGATGTTAATCATAGGACAAGTCCTTTCATATATGAATGGAATGCCGGTATTAGTTGTAACAGCATATGGAGCGCTAATGATTATTTACTACTCTGGCATTAAATGGGATGTTGCATCTAGTTTTTTATTCCTATCTATGTTTGGTTGGGTGATCGGGGTTGTGCCTGCGATAGTTGACGCAACAATTGTTATAAACCATGTAATGCATAATACTAAATGGGTACCTGGTCATTTCCATATGTATATGGGAATTGGTGCATGTGCTATGATAATTGGATTTATGTATTATCTTACAAAAGTGGAAGGTGGAAGAACAGATCGTGGTGTAGATCGTATAGCACTATGGTTTTACTTATTGTTTTTCCTAGGGGTAACAGGCTCATTTCTGTTTTCTGGTAAAGTAAGTGCGCCTAGAAGATGGGCTGAGCATTATCCTGAGTGGATAGCAGCAGATGTAGCTGGCGCTATCTTCGGGATGGTTGTCACATTCTGTTTCCTTTTATTTATGGTTCGCTATATTCATTATGCTAGTAAGATTGGTAAATTAGTTTCACTAAATGATGAATATAGTAGCGAACAGATAAGGTTAAAGAAACATGCCTAA
- a CDS encoding NHLP leader peptide family natural product precursor, producing the protein MTWTVEKANLVFADLKERASKDETFRKLALQDPAAAVKELTGLDLPEGIEVELGVDENGIIKQAQVNMSDTGERELDETELDAVSGGTSFSAFILYGPEYRTPK; encoded by the coding sequence ATGACTTGGACAGTAGAAAAAGCAAATTTAGTTTTTGCTGATTTAAAGGAACGCGCGTCAAAAGATGAAACATTTCGTAAGCTTGCATTACAAGATCCAGCTGCAGCTGTGAAGGAATTAACTGGATTAGATTTACCTGAAGGGATAGAAGTAGAGCTTGGTGTAGATGAAAATGGAATCATTAAACAGGCTCAGGTAAATATGTCTGATACAGGAGAGCGCGAGTTAGATGAAACAGAGCTTGATGCAGTCTCAGGTGGAACCTCATTTAGTGCTTTTATATTATATGGACCAGAATATCGTACTCCAAAGTAA
- a CDS encoding gluconate 2-dehydrogenase subunit 3 family protein — protein sequence MADDTKEQQEKGTPESTSRRNFIKNSGFVLGGLAVGGILGSFLPTKDKTNDGAPPPQQAHEGTENLTLALMYFTPEQFKIVEAATERIFPADDIGPGAKELGVAFFIDHQLSSDWGFNAREYMQAPFYKGEQVQGYQGRLKRREIFDIGLREIQNYSMTKYNKGFVELTEDEQDAVLKDFEDDKVKLTTISASGFFKMLRGSTLEGAYSDPLYSGNRNMDGWRMRSYPGSQMAYTEIIEKGFTEIEPQSLRSHLGH from the coding sequence ATGGCAGATGATACAAAAGAACAACAGGAAAAAGGAACCCCTGAGTCAACATCACGAAGAAATTTCATTAAAAATTCTGGTTTTGTTTTGGGTGGTTTAGCTGTAGGGGGGATTCTAGGTAGTTTCTTACCCACAAAAGATAAAACAAATGACGGTGCTCCACCACCGCAACAGGCACACGAAGGTACAGAAAATTTAACATTAGCTCTAATGTATTTTACACCTGAACAATTTAAAATCGTTGAAGCAGCAACAGAACGAATTTTTCCTGCTGATGATATTGGGCCAGGGGCAAAAGAGTTGGGTGTGGCATTTTTTATCGACCATCAATTAAGCAGTGATTGGGGATTTAATGCCAGAGAGTATATGCAAGCACCGTTTTATAAAGGTGAACAGGTTCAAGGATATCAAGGACGATTAAAGCGACGTGAAATTTTCGATATAGGGTTACGCGAAATACAAAACTATAGCATGACAAAATATAATAAAGGTTTTGTTGAATTAACTGAAGATGAACAGGATGCAGTTTTAAAAGATTTTGAAGATGATAAGGTAAAGCTGACAACTATTTCAGCGAGCGGTTTCTTTAAAATGCTTCGTGGCAGCACATTAGAAGGGGCTTATAGCGATCCTTTATATAGTGGAAATAGAAATATGGATGGTTGGAGAATGAGAAGCTATCCAGGTAGTCAAATGGCATATACGGAAATAATTGAAAAAGGGTTTACCGAAATAGAACCGCAAAGTTTGCGAAGTCATCTAGGTCATTAG
- a CDS encoding NHLP family bacteriocin export ABC transporter peptidase/permease/ATPase subunit has product MKRGVGLFRKRIKTPTLLQMEAIECGAVSLGIILSYYGRFEPLETLRVACGVSRDGSKASNILKAARNYGLEAKGYKKEVDSLRKVKPPFIIHWNFNHFLVVEHFGKGKVYLNDPATGPTVVTEEEFDRSFTGVVITMEPGEHFERGGQPFSIFRALRKRIAGNELEFVYLLLAGLALALLGVLVPIFLKIYIDRMLLAGQLEWLTAMLIGMAVVIALRMTLTGLRENVLLRLETKLSLYMSGTFIWHILQLPIHFFAHRFSGELARRVQLNDRVASFLTSRLAGTMIDLLLVLFYLVFMFSYHVLLASTVMCFAALNIAYLLYVSRKRSDQNQILQSDSGKFAGVSVAGMMNMETLKANGREADFFSKWAGYQANLVNSEQQARLSAQYLSAVPILLELLNKTILLVFGGYLVWNGYFTVGMLLAFIAFAEGFLQPIKELVSMGSELQEMRGDLVRLDDVLVHPTHSNENIKEIPLRLNRLSQSYYPKKLTGRLEVKDVVFGYSPLEPPLLSGLSFHLEPGKSIAIVGGSGSGKSTVAKVVAGLCKPKTGKVLFDGNDRSLIPSSVLAHSVALVDQNIRLFEGTVWDNLSLWDATIPEEVLVKAAKDSCIHDTITAKMNGYDHHVEEGGRNFSGGQAQRIEIARALAQQPSLLILDEATSALDPLVESEIYHNIRRRGCACLIIAHRLSAIRDCDQIIVLEHGHIVQQGTHSELSRVEGPYKRLFDASSERQGIL; this is encoded by the coding sequence ATGAAACGAGGAGTAGGATTGTTTCGGAAAAGAATAAAAACACCGACGCTGCTCCAGATGGAGGCCATTGAATGTGGTGCCGTATCGCTAGGTATCATACTTTCCTATTACGGTCGGTTTGAACCATTGGAAACTCTCCGTGTAGCATGTGGTGTATCTCGAGACGGCAGCAAAGCAAGTAATATTTTAAAGGCGGCTCGAAACTATGGTTTGGAAGCGAAAGGATATAAAAAGGAAGTGGATAGTTTAAGGAAAGTAAAGCCGCCTTTTATTATCCATTGGAATTTCAACCACTTTCTTGTAGTCGAGCATTTCGGTAAAGGGAAAGTATACTTGAATGACCCCGCTACGGGACCAACTGTTGTAACAGAAGAGGAGTTTGATAGGTCCTTTACAGGTGTAGTTATTACAATGGAGCCAGGCGAACACTTCGAACGCGGCGGACAGCCTTTTTCCATATTTCGTGCTTTAAGGAAACGAATAGCGGGAAATGAATTAGAGTTTGTTTATTTACTACTAGCAGGTCTCGCCCTTGCACTTTTAGGTGTATTGGTACCAATTTTTTTGAAGATCTACATTGATCGGATGCTGCTAGCAGGACAGCTTGAATGGCTAACAGCAATGCTCATAGGGATGGCAGTTGTAATTGCACTTCGAATGACGCTAACCGGTTTACGAGAAAATGTCCTGCTTCGTTTAGAAACCAAACTATCTCTGTATATGTCGGGGACATTTATTTGGCATATTCTTCAGTTACCTATTCACTTTTTTGCTCATAGATTTTCTGGAGAGCTTGCTAGGCGAGTACAGCTGAATGACCGGGTTGCATCTTTCTTAACGAGCCGACTAGCGGGTACAATGATTGATTTGTTATTAGTTCTTTTCTACCTTGTGTTTATGTTTTCATATCATGTGCTATTAGCAAGCACAGTCATGTGCTTTGCTGCACTAAATATCGCCTATCTTTTATATGTATCTAGGAAACGATCGGATCAAAATCAGATACTACAGTCAGACAGTGGCAAATTTGCTGGTGTATCTGTAGCAGGTATGATGAATATGGAGACGTTAAAAGCAAATGGAAGAGAAGCAGATTTCTTTTCTAAATGGGCTGGTTATCAAGCAAATCTTGTAAACTCTGAGCAGCAAGCTCGACTTTCTGCCCAATATTTATCCGCAGTACCCATCTTACTTGAATTGCTTAATAAGACAATCCTTTTAGTTTTCGGGGGTTATTTAGTTTGGAATGGCTATTTCACTGTCGGAATGTTACTCGCGTTCATTGCTTTTGCAGAAGGCTTTTTGCAACCGATAAAAGAGCTTGTGTCGATGGGGAGTGAATTGCAAGAGATGAGAGGAGACTTGGTACGGTTAGATGATGTGCTTGTACACCCAACACACTCAAATGAGAATATTAAGGAAATACCTTTAAGGCTAAATCGCCTATCCCAATCATACTATCCTAAAAAATTAACTGGTAGACTTGAAGTAAAAGATGTTGTATTTGGCTATAGTCCCCTTGAACCCCCATTATTAAGTGGTTTATCTTTTCATCTAGAGCCCGGTAAGAGCATTGCAATCGTAGGTGGTTCGGGTAGTGGAAAGTCAACTGTGGCGAAGGTAGTTGCAGGTTTATGTAAACCGAAAACAGGAAAGGTATTATTTGATGGAAATGATCGTTCTTTGATACCAAGTTCAGTTCTAGCTCATTCCGTTGCACTAGTTGACCAAAACATTCGGCTATTTGAGGGCACAGTTTGGGATAATTTAAGCTTGTGGGATGCTACCATTCCGGAGGAAGTGCTTGTGAAGGCCGCAAAAGATAGCTGTATCCATGATACGATTACTGCCAAAATGAATGGTTACGATCATCATGTTGAGGAAGGTGGGCGCAATTTCAGTGGAGGTCAAGCGCAGCGCATTGAAATTGCAAGAGCATTGGCTCAGCAGCCGTCATTGTTAATACTTGATGAAGCAACGAGTGCGCTTGATCCCTTAGTAGAATCAGAGATTTATCATAATATCCGACGTCGCGGTTGTGCTTGTCTCATTATTGCACATCGCTTGAGTGCAATTCGAGATTGTGATCAGATAATCGTTTTGGAGCATGGGCATATTGTCCAACAAGGGACACATAGTGAGCTTTCAAGAGTCGAAGGACCATATAAGCGGCTATTTGATGCATCTTCGGAAAGGCAAGGTATTTTATGA
- a CDS encoding cytochrome C oxidase subunit II has translation MYQQAAWVITLLLSGFIIFIFLFVLTRSSYRVEYSGIQKKWYFIRNIWFFLLFSIVIIVSYFTLQDLPFERVEAKGTPIDVNITALQFGFDTSEDTFKVGDYVAFHVTSMDVNHGFGLYDENMNIVAQTQAMPEYINTVYYEFSIPGTYTILCMEYCGIAHHAMTREITVIE, from the coding sequence ATGTACCAACAGGCAGCATGGGTGATTACATTATTATTAAGTGGATTTATTATCTTTATCTTTTTATTCGTATTAACAAGGTCTAGTTATCGTGTGGAATACAGTGGAATCCAGAAAAAATGGTATTTTATTCGAAATATTTGGTTTTTTCTTTTATTCAGCATTGTCATAATTGTCAGCTATTTTACGCTTCAAGATCTACCTTTTGAGAGGGTAGAAGCGAAAGGCACTCCAATCGATGTAAATATAACAGCCCTTCAGTTTGGTTTCGATACATCTGAGGATACCTTTAAAGTTGGGGATTACGTAGCTTTTCATGTTACGAGTATGGATGTAAATCATGGTTTCGGTTTATATGATGAAAATATGAATATAGTTGCCCAAACACAGGCAATGCCAGAATACATAAATACTGTTTATTATGAATTTTCAATACCCGGTACCTACACCATTCTTTGTATGGAATATTGCGGTATTGCACATCATGCAATGACACGTGAGATTACAGTCATAGAGTAG